The genomic window AAACCTCCATTGTTTGTACGTTTAAACTTTTAGCAGCCATAATCAACTTACGGTCTAACGATAATAAAGGCGCTTTTTGTCTGATCGCACAATCAATAAAATAAGCATCATAGGCGTACATGTTTGTTTGTTTTGAAATTGTTACAGAATTAACAAAATCTGGTTTGATATATCTCAAAGGTATACTTTCAAATATTGCCAAACCATTTTGGGCGTTATCCAACGTAAGCCGTTGGCGCTTGAACATGGCCGAAAAAGCGTTACCTATTTCCCACGGGATAGAACCCGGACCGATTAATGTGTTTCCCGTTGTTAACTCAATGATTTTATTTCGTTCTGGTTCGTCAACAATTACCGCAATTAATGCTGATGTATCAATCACAATGTCCACAGTATACCCTCTTTGTTGTAAATTATAGACAATTGTACAACCCCAATCGTATATTGTCAAATCATGAGTTTGCATCATGAGATGGGTGGGCATCGTCTTTTGTGCCCACGCTTTTTTTCTTAGGTTTGCCAGTTGTCAGCATTATTTTTGAAACTCCTTCAAACTTACGACCATCTTTAATGTTGCCGGAAATCTTTATCTCATACTCCTTTCCCGCTTGCCTGTCGGGGAGTGAAAGCATGGTCTCATGTTTATTAAATTTCATTAACATAACCGGGTTTGTTTTACTGTAAGTGATCCCTGCCTTTTTCCACC from Desulfobulbaceae bacterium includes these protein-coding regions:
- a CDS encoding type II toxin-antitoxin system VapC family toxin, which produces MDIVIDTSALIAVIVDEPERNKIIELTTGNTLIGPGSIPWEIGNAFSAMFKRQRLTLDNAQNGLAIFESIPLRYIKPDFVNSVTISKQTNMYAYDAYFIDCAIRQKAPLLSLDRKLIMAAKSLNVQTMEV